One genomic region from Pseudoduganella lutea encodes:
- a CDS encoding CHASE domain-containing protein: protein MRAHGYLAFAVGICLTAWACLFAMQTQDRQITDRFGYDADKVVRDTEARLKTYFDTLLAIRGTFAVNEHVSRADFHRYVAELDLAERYPGFQAIQWALRVREEDLAGHVATVRADTGIAPGGYPGYRIHPSIVRDEHYPIVYTEPMAGNENAFGLDLAALPAHLRALELGRDTGEVVATERITLVQDASGQPGFIARLPVYRKNVPVATAEERRAALVGFVAIVFRVTDLMREVIDPPMLRHLQVVIHDTGYLHEGTPPEPALGGLLFDSAGKQGGAREGRTTVPGLQSKAVLNVGQRRWLVQVAGYDGARYGRDRETIWLIGACGFLISALIGALLVTLQRRRALAHTLRAALEEQGALQDSAVVGIGLFADGRVARCNRGMEEMLGYPHGTLAGKSTAGLVPAGPDPFVCGPSGQRTHRELELTRRDGGRMWCIVNGRVVDRQAPEKGSVWVLCDISDRRRTEAALENSLAELAQQKAQVEQAHRELSDVLDRLRQAQDTLLTSEKMASLGALVAGIAHELNTPIGNSLLTATALADRVTDLQCQLDGPGLRRSALETHLADAQAACAIIAGSLGKAADLITSFKQVAVDQASDQRRRFGLGGVVRDTVATFAAQLRRAGCAVRVDVPDSLDCDSYPGSVSQVLSNLINNALLHAFDGRPHGTVTITAHALDDDMAELRFTDDGVGMSGRTLHQIYDPFFTTKMGQGGSGLGMNIVYNIVTGVLKGNIRVESTPGSGTTVVITLPRTVPRAAAA, encoded by the coding sequence ATGCGTGCACACGGTTACCTGGCCTTTGCCGTCGGGATCTGCCTGACCGCCTGGGCATGCCTGTTCGCCATGCAAACGCAGGACCGGCAGATTACCGACCGCTTTGGCTACGACGCGGACAAGGTGGTGCGCGACACCGAGGCGCGCCTGAAAACCTATTTCGACACGCTGCTGGCGATCCGCGGCACGTTTGCCGTGAACGAGCATGTGAGCCGCGCCGACTTCCACCGCTACGTGGCCGAGCTGGACCTGGCCGAGCGTTATCCCGGCTTCCAGGCGATCCAGTGGGCGCTGCGCGTGCGCGAGGAAGACCTGGCCGGGCACGTGGCCACCGTGCGTGCCGATACCGGCATCGCGCCGGGCGGGTATCCGGGCTATCGCATCCACCCGTCGATCGTGCGCGACGAGCATTATCCGATCGTCTACACGGAACCGATGGCGGGCAACGAGAACGCCTTCGGGCTCGACCTGGCCGCGCTGCCCGCCCACCTGCGCGCGCTCGAACTCGGGCGCGACACGGGCGAGGTGGTGGCCACCGAACGCATCACGCTGGTGCAGGATGCCAGCGGCCAGCCCGGCTTCATTGCCCGCCTGCCGGTCTACCGCAAGAACGTGCCGGTCGCCACGGCGGAAGAGCGCCGCGCGGCCCTGGTGGGCTTCGTGGCGATCGTGTTCCGCGTCACCGACCTGATGCGCGAAGTCATCGATCCGCCGATGTTGCGCCACCTGCAGGTGGTCATCCACGACACCGGCTACCTGCACGAAGGTACCCCGCCCGAACCGGCGCTGGGCGGCCTGCTGTTCGACAGCGCCGGCAAGCAGGGTGGCGCGCGGGAAGGGCGTACCACCGTGCCGGGCCTGCAGTCGAAGGCGGTGCTGAACGTGGGCCAGCGGCGCTGGCTCGTGCAGGTGGCCGGCTACGATGGCGCGCGCTACGGGCGCGACCGCGAAACCATCTGGCTGATCGGCGCGTGCGGTTTCCTGATCAGTGCGCTGATCGGCGCACTGCTCGTCACGCTGCAGCGGCGCCGCGCGCTGGCGCACACCTTGCGCGCCGCGCTGGAAGAGCAGGGGGCGCTGCAGGACAGCGCCGTGGTCGGCATCGGCCTGTTCGCGGATGGCCGCGTCGCCCGCTGCAACCGCGGCATGGAGGAAATGCTGGGCTATCCGCATGGCACGCTGGCCGGCAAGTCGACGGCCGGGCTGGTGCCGGCCGGGCCGGATCCCTTCGTGTGCGGTCCTTCCGGCCAGCGCACGCACCGCGAACTGGAACTGACGCGGCGCGATGGCGGCCGCATGTGGTGCATCGTGAACGGACGCGTGGTGGACCGGCAGGCGCCGGAGAAGGGCAGCGTCTGGGTGCTGTGCGACATCAGCGACCGCCGCCGCACCGAGGCCGCGCTCGAGAACAGCCTGGCCGAGCTGGCGCAGCAGAAGGCCCAGGTGGAACAGGCGCACCGTGAACTGTCCGACGTGCTGGACCGGCTGCGCCAGGCGCAGGATACGCTGCTCACGTCCGAGAAGATGGCGTCGCTGGGCGCGCTGGTGGCCGGCATCGCGCATGAACTGAACACGCCGATCGGCAACAGCCTGCTGACGGCGACCGCGCTGGCCGACCGGGTAACGGACTTGCAGTGCCAGCTGGACGGGCCCGGCCTGCGCCGCTCGGCGCTGGAAACGCACCTGGCCGATGCGCAGGCCGCGTGCGCCATCATCGCCGGGTCGCTGGGCAAGGCGGCCGACCTGATCACGTCGTTCAAGCAGGTGGCGGTGGACCAGGCATCGGACCAGCGGCGCCGTTTTGGCCTCGGCGGTGTGGTGCGCGATACGGTGGCCACGTTTGCCGCGCAGTTGCGGCGCGCCGGCTGCGCCGTGCGGGTGGACGTGCCGGACAGCCTGGACTGCGACTCGTATCCGGGCAGCGTCAGCCAGGTACTCAGCAACCTGATCAACAACGCGCTGCTGCACGCTTTCGACGGCCGGCCGCACGGCACGGTGACGATCACCGCCCACGCGCTGGACGACGACATGGCCGAGCTGCGCTTCACCGACGACGGCGTGGGCATGAGCGGGCGCACGCTGCACCAGATCTACGATCCGTTCTTTACCACCAAGATGGGGCAGGGCGGGTCCGGCCTGGGCATGAACATCGTCTACAACATCGTGACCGGGGTATTGAAGGGGAATATCCGCGTGGAATCCACACCGGGCAGCGGCACCACGGTGGTGATCACGCTGCCGCGCACCGTGCCGCGGGCAGCGGCAGCCTAG
- a CDS encoding MarR family winged helix-turn-helix transcriptional regulator, whose amino-acid sequence MKTPPSPSPSSLVPQLDQQLCFALYSTSLAMNKLYRKLLRKLDLTYSQYLVMMVLWERNEQTVSELGDKLFLDSATLTPLLKRMEQAELITRTRCANDERQVIIALTPKGDALREQAKAIPPCVLAASQCSLDQVQDLKGRLDTLRASLADAG is encoded by the coding sequence ATGAAAACGCCGCCCTCTCCCTCCCCTTCCTCGCTGGTGCCGCAGCTCGACCAGCAGCTGTGCTTTGCGCTGTATTCCACTTCGCTGGCCATGAACAAGCTGTACCGCAAGCTGCTGCGCAAGCTCGATCTCACGTATTCCCAATACCTGGTGATGATGGTGCTGTGGGAGCGCAACGAGCAGACCGTGAGCGAACTGGGCGACAAGCTGTTCCTGGATTCGGCCACGCTGACGCCGCTGCTGAAGCGGATGGAACAGGCGGAGCTGATCACCCGCACACGGTGCGCGAACGATGAACGCCAGGTCATCATCGCGCTGACCCCGAAGGGCGACGCGCTGCGCGAACAGGCCAAGGCAATTCCACCGTGCGTGCTGGCCGCCAGCCAGTGCAGCCTGGACCAGGTGCAGGACCTGAAGGGGCGGCTCGACACGTTGCGGGCCAGCCTGGCGGACGCCGGCTGA
- a CDS encoding M1 family metallopeptidase — MKRLRIVTTVFTASLSALGLAASAFAAAPPAGTFDDKFRQLDELLPTATPYRTASGAPGHQYWQQRADYTIRATLDEANRSISGTEQVTYHNNSPDTLTYLWLQLDQNIYKSDSDARRVQTAPSREAWMKPQGEEGGAKFEGLRNVLTGREFDGGFKLSNIRSAGGAPLKYVVNGTMMRIDLPSPLKPGDKVTFGIDWSYKINEQKVLGGRSGYEYFEDDKNALFEIAQWFPRMAAYYDVAGWQHKQFLGSGEFTLEFGDYDVKLTVPADHIVASTGELQNPGDVLTAAQRDRLAKARTASKPVLIVTQAEAEAAEKTVSKATRTWHFKAKNVRDFAFASSRKFIWDAQGYKKDGTNVLAMSYYPKEGNPLWERYSTPSIIHTIEQYNKYSFDYPYPTAISVNGPVGGMEYPMISFNGPRPTKDKKTGELTYSQRTKYGLIALIIHEVGHNYFPMIVNSDERQWTWMDEGLNSFVEYLAVQAWEKDFPIGRGDPRDITAYMRSTNQVPIMTNSESVLQFGNNAYAKPATALNILRETILGRELFDHAFREYARRWKFKRPTPADFFRTMEDASGTDLDWFWRGWFYTTDAVDISLDNITEFNISTQDPEIEKAWARARKAEEPVSITDQRNEGMERRIDRHPELKDFYNQHDQFTVTNADRNKYKETLEGLEPWQKDLLRQGKYIYLVDFTNKGGLVMPLILEITLKSGKKYIERVPAEVWRYSPQKVTKLLVTDEPMTALAQDPYWETADIDTSNNAWPRKAVPSRLELFKMERKPNDMMKDFNAPLKGDEKTKAEAKPADTATPANGAAAKQQAETNQLKEAAPAQPATPPATQQANPSQPTPEPAR, encoded by the coding sequence ATGAAGCGCCTGCGCATCGTCACCACTGTATTCACCGCCAGCCTGTCCGCACTGGGCCTGGCCGCCTCCGCCTTTGCCGCCGCACCGCCGGCCGGCACGTTCGACGACAAGTTCCGCCAGCTCGACGAGCTGCTGCCCACCGCCACGCCCTACCGTACCGCCTCGGGCGCGCCCGGCCACCAGTACTGGCAGCAGCGTGCCGACTACACGATCCGCGCCACGCTCGATGAAGCGAACCGCTCGATCTCGGGCACGGAACAGGTCACGTACCACAACAACTCGCCGGACACCCTCACTTACCTGTGGCTCCAGCTGGACCAGAACATCTACAAGTCCGACTCCGATGCGCGCCGCGTGCAGACCGCGCCGTCGCGCGAGGCATGGATGAAGCCGCAGGGCGAGGAAGGCGGCGCCAAGTTCGAAGGCTTGCGCAACGTGCTGACCGGCCGCGAATTCGATGGCGGCTTCAAGCTGTCGAACATCCGCAGCGCCGGTGGCGCCCCGCTGAAGTACGTGGTCAACGGCACCATGATGCGCATCGACCTGCCGTCGCCGCTCAAGCCGGGCGACAAGGTCACGTTCGGCATCGACTGGTCGTACAAGATCAACGAGCAGAAAGTGCTCGGCGGCCGCTCCGGCTACGAATATTTTGAAGACGACAAGAACGCGCTGTTCGAGATCGCCCAGTGGTTCCCGCGCATGGCCGCCTACTACGACGTGGCCGGCTGGCAGCACAAGCAGTTCCTCGGTTCCGGCGAATTCACGCTGGAATTCGGCGACTACGACGTGAAGCTCACCGTGCCCGCGGACCATATCGTGGCCTCCACCGGCGAGCTGCAGAATCCGGGCGACGTGCTGACGGCGGCCCAGCGCGACCGCCTGGCAAAGGCGCGCACCGCGAGCAAGCCCGTGCTGATCGTTACCCAGGCCGAGGCGGAAGCAGCGGAAAAGACGGTCAGCAAGGCCACCAGGACCTGGCACTTCAAGGCGAAGAACGTGCGCGATTTCGCCTTTGCCTCGTCGCGCAAGTTCATCTGGGATGCGCAAGGCTACAAGAAGGATGGCACGAACGTGCTGGCGATGTCGTACTACCCGAAGGAAGGCAACCCGCTGTGGGAGCGCTATTCCACGCCATCGATCATCCACACGATCGAGCAGTACAACAAGTACAGCTTCGACTACCCGTACCCGACCGCCATTTCCGTGAACGGCCCGGTGGGCGGCATGGAGTACCCGATGATCTCCTTCAACGGCCCGCGCCCGACGAAGGACAAGAAGACCGGCGAACTGACGTATTCCCAGCGCACGAAATATGGCCTGATCGCCTTGATCATCCATGAAGTGGGCCACAACTACTTCCCGATGATCGTCAACTCGGACGAGCGCCAGTGGACGTGGATGGATGAGGGCCTGAATTCCTTCGTCGAATACCTGGCCGTGCAGGCATGGGAAAAGGACTTCCCGATCGGCCGCGGCGACCCGCGCGACATCACCGCCTACATGCGCTCGACGAACCAGGTGCCGATCATGACGAACTCCGAATCGGTACTCCAGTTCGGCAACAACGCCTATGCGAAGCCGGCCACCGCGCTGAACATCCTGCGCGAGACGATCCTGGGTCGCGAACTGTTCGACCACGCGTTCCGCGAATATGCGCGCCGCTGGAAGTTCAAGCGCCCCACGCCGGCCGACTTCTTCCGCACGATGGAAGACGCGTCCGGCACGGACCTCGACTGGTTCTGGCGCGGCTGGTTCTACACCACGGATGCCGTGGACATCAGCCTGGACAACATCACGGAATTCAACATCAGCACGCAGGACCCGGAAATCGAAAAGGCATGGGCCCGCGCCCGCAAGGCCGAGGAGCCGGTGTCCATCACGGACCAGCGCAACGAGGGCATGGAGCGCCGCATCGACCGCCATCCAGAGCTGAAGGACTTCTACAACCAGCATGACCAGTTCACCGTCACGAATGCGGACCGCAACAAGTACAAGGAAACACTGGAAGGCCTGGAGCCATGGCAAAAGGATCTGCTCAGGCAGGGCAAGTACATCTACCTGGTCGACTTCACCAACAAGGGCGGTCTCGTGATGCCGCTGATCCTGGAGATCACGCTCAAGTCGGGTAAAAAATACATCGAACGCGTGCCGGCCGAAGTGTGGCGCTACTCGCCGCAGAAGGTGACGAAGCTGCTGGTGACGGACGAACCGATGACGGCGCTGGCGCAGGACCCGTACTGGGAAACGGCCGACATCGACACCAGCAACAATGCGTGGCCGCGCAAGGCCGTGCCGTCGCGCCTGGAGCTGTTCAAGATGGAGCGCAAGCCGAACGACATGATGAAGGACTTCAATGCGCCGCTGAAGGGCGATGAAAAGACAAAAGCGGAGGCAAAGCCGGCCGATACCGCCACGCCGGCCAATGGCGCCGCCGCCAAGCAGCAGGCGGAAACGAACCAGCTGAAGGAGGCCGCGCCTGCGCAGCCGGCCACGCCGCCCGCCACGCAGCAAGCCAATCCATCGCAGCCAACGCCGGAGCCCGCCCGCTGA